A portion of the Thalassotalea sp. LPB0316 genome contains these proteins:
- the umuC gene encoding translesion error-prone DNA polymerase V subunit UmuC, with protein MPVFALVDCNNFYASCEKLFRPDLKDTPVVVLSNNDGCVVARSREAKLLGIKMGVPVFQIKAEMQRHGILAFSSNYALYADLSSRVMRTLEEMAPRVEVYSIDEAFLDLTGIESAISLVEFGQQVRERIGHWIGITVCVGIAPTKTLAKLANHAAKKYPATQGVVDLTNPDRQRRLLALVPVDDVWGVGRRLSKRLNALGITTALDLANASPRAIRDQFSVVLERTVRELNGESCIELEEIPPIKNQIVCSRSFGVKVTHFELLREAVCEYATRATEKLRKEQQQAKVLTVFIRTSPFKDNEPQYSNSASGELLIPSCDTRDFIELANHLLKRIWKDGFRYAKAGVMLSDFYDPGMFQPGLFDDVSTRSNSQQLMSVLDTINQSGAGKVFFAGQGTKKDWSMKREHLSPAYTTRWDQLPRVK; from the coding sequence ATGCCTGTATTTGCCTTGGTGGACTGCAACAATTTTTACGCCAGTTGTGAGAAGCTGTTTCGTCCTGATTTAAAAGATACGCCGGTTGTGGTGCTGTCTAACAATGACGGCTGCGTGGTTGCACGCTCACGTGAAGCTAAGTTACTCGGTATAAAAATGGGCGTACCCGTCTTTCAGATCAAAGCTGAAATGCAGCGCCATGGCATTTTGGCATTCTCGTCCAATTACGCGCTGTACGCAGATTTGAGCAGTCGAGTGATGCGCACTTTGGAGGAGATGGCACCACGAGTAGAGGTCTACTCCATTGACGAAGCGTTTCTGGATTTAACCGGTATTGAGTCTGCCATATCCCTTGTCGAGTTCGGACAACAAGTGCGAGAGCGCATAGGCCACTGGATTGGGATCACCGTCTGTGTAGGCATTGCACCGACAAAAACACTCGCCAAACTGGCAAACCATGCCGCCAAAAAATATCCAGCCACTCAGGGGGTTGTAGACCTGACCAATCCAGATCGGCAACGTCGATTGCTCGCATTAGTCCCGGTTGATGATGTTTGGGGCGTTGGTAGACGGCTTTCTAAGCGTTTAAATGCGTTGGGTATCACCACAGCCTTAGACCTAGCCAATGCCTCTCCTAGAGCCATCAGAGACCAGTTCTCGGTGGTTTTAGAAAGAACCGTCAGAGAACTCAATGGTGAGTCGTGCATTGAACTAGAAGAGATCCCGCCAATCAAGAACCAAATCGTCTGTAGCCGTTCATTTGGCGTAAAAGTGACGCACTTTGAATTGTTACGTGAAGCCGTATGCGAATACGCAACCCGCGCCACTGAGAAGCTTCGCAAAGAACAGCAGCAAGCCAAAGTGCTGACCGTGTTTATACGTACCAGCCCCTTTAAGGACAACGAGCCGCAGTACAGCAACTCTGCATCGGGTGAATTGCTAATCCCCAGTTGCGATACGCGGGATTTTATCGAGCTGGCCAATCACTTACTCAAGCGAATTTGGAAGGATGGTTTTCGTTATGCCAAAGCGGGCGTCATGCTGTCTGACTTTTACGATCCAGGCATGTTTCAACCAGGACTATTCGATGACGTATCGACCCGCTCTAATAGCCAACAGTTAATGTCTGTATTGGACACCATTAACCAAAGTGGTGCCGGAAAGGTTTTCTTTGCTGGACAAGGAACGAAGAAAGATTGGTCGATGAAGCGAGAGCATTTGTCTCCCGCCTACACAACACGCTGGGACCAGTTGCCGCGAGTGAAGTAG
- the umuD gene encoding translesion error-prone DNA polymerase V autoproteolytic subunit: MSVSLIGRSGALAFIKAKRLRIPLFMERVSAGFPSPAQDYVEQTLDLNELCIKRPAATFFVRVEGDSMIDAGIHPDDILVVDRSVQAEHGDIVIAGIHGELTVKELQLRPCVMLLPRNQVYEPIHIPEGTELEIFGVVTNVVRNMRRKS, from the coding sequence ATGAGTGTCTCGCTGATAGGCCGTAGCGGCGCACTTGCCTTCATCAAAGCCAAGCGCCTTCGTATTCCATTGTTCATGGAACGTGTTTCTGCTGGTTTTCCCTCCCCAGCGCAGGATTATGTTGAGCAAACGCTCGACCTCAACGAGCTGTGCATCAAGCGACCAGCTGCAACGTTCTTTGTGCGTGTTGAAGGTGATTCAATGATTGATGCCGGGATTCACCCAGATGATATTTTGGTGGTTGATCGCTCTGTCCAAGCAGAACACGGTGACATTGTCATCGCTGGTATCCATGGTGAACTCACGGTAAAGGAGCTTCAACTAAGGCCGTGCGTCATGCTGCTCCCAAGAAACCAGGTGTATGAGCCCATTCATATTCCTGAAGGGACAGAGTTAGAGATATTTGGTGTGGTCACCAATGTGGTGCGAAACATGCGCCGCAAGTCGTGA
- a CDS encoding 3'-5' exonuclease translates to MTRAPAPFPLERLTDIPERPEDFRLLERIPLTREPQSWPLELSPMVGDEQPMVLLDTETTGLSADDESIIELGMVKVLYSPSAQRIVSIVDVISLYEDPGKPIPELITELTGITDEMVQGQRIDDALVASWLSDDPLVVAHNAQFDRPFFEKRFAALGHLSWACSASGIDWKALGFESRKLEYLLLRLGWFYEGHRAATDCLAMAWLFHLLPESVANLLSEADRRTVLVRAFGAPFDVKDYLKERGYRWHDGVKGANKHWWREISEDELPQEQTYLDDLYHRGSEHAHYDYKDARNRFKAL, encoded by the coding sequence ATGACAAGAGCCCCTGCGCCATTTCCGCTAGAGCGCCTCACGGATATCCCAGAAAGACCAGAAGATTTTAGATTGCTGGAGCGTATTCCATTAACCCGTGAGCCGCAGTCCTGGCCACTTGAACTTTCTCCTATGGTCGGTGATGAACAGCCAATGGTGCTGCTCGATACAGAGACAACCGGACTGTCTGCCGATGATGAGTCCATTATTGAGCTTGGTATGGTTAAGGTGCTTTACAGCCCCTCTGCTCAGCGGATTGTGTCGATTGTTGATGTGATCAGCCTGTATGAAGATCCCGGCAAGCCAATCCCCGAGCTGATTACCGAGTTAACCGGCATCACCGATGAGATGGTGCAAGGCCAGCGCATTGATGATGCTCTGGTAGCGAGTTGGTTATCCGATGATCCGCTGGTGGTTGCGCACAATGCACAGTTTGATCGTCCTTTCTTTGAAAAGCGTTTTGCTGCATTAGGACATCTATCTTGGGCCTGTTCAGCCAGTGGAATAGATTGGAAGGCGCTGGGTTTTGAAAGTCGAAAGCTTGAGTACCTGCTGCTTCGCTTAGGTTGGTTCTATGAAGGACACCGAGCTGCAACCGATTGTTTGGCGATGGCCTGGTTGTTTCATTTGTTGCCCGAGTCCGTTGCAAACTTGTTGTCTGAAGCAGACAGGCGAACTGTGTTAGTTCGTGCGTTTGGTGCGCCGTTTGACGTAAAGGACTATTTAAAAGAGCGTGGTTACCGCTGGCATGACGGTGTTAAAGGTGCCAACAAACATTGGTGGCGCGAAATCAGCGAAGACGAGTTGCCGCAGGAACAAACTTACCTGGATGATTTGTATCATCGTGGCTCAGAACATGCCCACTATGACTACAAAGATGCCCGCAATCGATTTAAAGCTTTGTAG